The sequence ATCGCGCACCAAATAGCGGCGCATTTCCTTGACCGTGCCGGCCTCACCAGCAATCCACGCATAGAACGGGGCGGTGTTCGCCTGGCCGGTTTCCCACAGGATGTCGGCATCAACGTCGATATCTTCCGGCTCGGCATTGGTATGCACCACGCCGGCAGCTGGAATGGCCACGACCTGGCGCAGCGTCGAAAGCAGCAATTCGCCGTGCTCGTGGCTGCCACGGGTCAGCCACTGCACCGAGACACCCGAACGGGTGGACGCACCGAGGATGTCGGTGGTCTCTGGAACTTCAATGAGCGCATGGCCGGTGACATTCGACGGCAGGGCTTCGAGGATCGCGCAAATGGCCGGGGCCGCAGTCTCATCGCCAGCCAGCAACACGCGAGTGGCATCCCCGCGGCGGAACTCGATACCGCCGTAGCTGGAATCGTTGAGCATCTTATTTGGCCCCAGCAGCAACAGCGGGTCGCCCACCTTGGCGCGGTCGCCGAATTCGGTGGCCGGACCGCCCTGAAGCTGCCCGTCAACCATGTGGCCGTGCATCACGAAGTCGATATCCAGTTCGGAGGTGGCCCCGATGTTGTCCCGGTGGCCGGCTTCACGGAAGGCACGCACGGTGTAGGTGCGCATGTAGCCGCGCGTATCTGGATCAATCGATAGCCAGCGCTTGTACCAGCCCTGCTGCTCGGCCGGACTGGTCATCGCCAGCGGACGCATCGATTCGATTTCTTCGGTCAACGCAGAGCCGCCAGCCGGTGGCAACAGCAACTTAATGCGCATATCCAGCGGATGGCTGTTGGTGCCAAAGTACTCCAGATCCTGGCCGCTGACAGTAACGCGGCGGAAGGATGGTGCCAGCTGCTGGCTGTTGACCACGGTAGTCTCGAAGGCCAGCGTCGGCACATGCTCATAGGCAGGGCGCATGGTGTTCGGATCCAGTTCGGCGGCGGCCTGGATCGCCTGCTGCACATCGACTACCTGCTCGGATTCGGTGTTCTTACGTGCGGCCTCGGCACGGAAGATGCCCTTGGAGGCCAGCACCTGTTCGGTGCGCAGCACGCGGTGGCGGCCAATGGGCAGAACCAGCGGGGTGCCGCCCACCGGGTCAGGGATCACACGGCTTGGCATGCCGAAAACATCCTTGACGGTCTTCTCGGTGACCACTTCATTGGGATGTCCGGCGGCGTAGATCTTGCCGTGGCGCAAGGCCACCAGGTAATCGGCGTAGCGCGCCGCCAAGTTCAAATCATGCAACACGATCACCACGGTGATTCCGCGGCTGCGGTTCAATTCACTGACCACATCGAGCACTTCAAGCTGGTGCGCCACGTCCAAGAAGGTGGTCGGCTCGTCCAGTAGCAGCAAATCGGTTTCCTGGGCCAGCGCCATGGCGATCCAGACACGCTGGCGCTGGCCGCCGGAGAGCTCATCGACCGAGCGTTCGGCCAGCTCGGTGGTTCCGGTCAGCTCCATGGCGCGGTTCACCGCCGCCTCGTCCTCGGCGGAGAAACGCTTGAACAGTCCCTGATGCGGGTAGCGGCCACGGCTGATCAGCTCACGGGCGGTGATGCCATCCGGTGCGGTGGGCGACTGCGGCAGCAAGCCCAGGGTCTTGGCAACTTCCTTAGCCGGCCTGGAATGGATATCGGCTCCGTCCAGCAGCACCTGGCCGCCAGCTGGCTTGAGCAGCCGCGACAAGGCGCGCAGCAAGGTGGACTTGCCGCAGCCGTTGGCGCCGACGACGATGCTCACCTGCCCGGTGGGGATATCCAGTGACAGCTCGTCGACGATGGTGACCTTGTCATAGGCCAAGGTCAAATCGCTAGCCTGCAAAGTAGCCATGGTTATGCACCGCTTCCAGTTGAGTTTGCGCGCACCAGGATCCAGATCAGGAATGGTGCGCCGAATGCGCCGGTGATGACTCCCACCGGCAGTGACAGTTCTGCGAAAAGGTTCGCAGCAAAGAAATTGGCCACGATCACCAGCGTTGCCCCGGTTAAGCCCGAGAGCAGGATGTTGATGGGACCGCGGGTCAGCGCCGCAGTAATCGGCCCGGCCAGGAACGCCACGAAGGCCAGCGGCCCGGTGACGGCAATCGGCAGGGCACCCATGGCTACCGCGGCAAAGACCAGCAGTGCCCGGGCCCAGCCCACGTGCAAGCCCAAGGCGGCTGCGGTGTCCTCCCCCAGCTCCAGCATCTTCAGCTGGCGCAGCACCACCGGCAGCAGCAGAATTCCAATAACACCCAGGGACACCAGCAGCAGCAGGGCGTTCTCCCAGTTGCTCGATGACAGCGAGCCGGTCAGCCAGTGCATGACGTCGCTGGCGGTGTTCACCTGCGCTTGGGTGAGCAGGTATTGGATCAGCGCCTGCAGCATGGCCCCGATGGCCAGGCCTGCGAGAATCAGCCGGGAACCGGTGCGCTTGCCTGAAGCCGAGAGCCAGTAGATCAAGGCGGCGATCAGCAGACCGCCGGCAAGGGAAAAGGCGTTGAGCTTCCAGTCGTTATAGCCCAGGATGATCACCGCAAGCACTGCGGCCGCCGAGGCACCATAGCCCACGCCGATCACATCGGGGCTGGCCAGCGGGTTGCCCAGCCAGCGCTGGAACAGGGAGCCGGAGATGCCCAGGCCGGCACCGGCCAAGGCGCCTACGGCTATCCGGGGAAGGCGGTCTTCGATGATGATGAAGCTGGTGCCCGGAACGCTTTGCCCGGTCAATACCTGCAGCACTTCATCGGCCGGCAACCGGTCCCGTCCCCAGAAGAGGTAGGCCGCGATGGCCAGCAGCAGGGCCAGGATCATCCACAGCGCGGTACGCCGCGTACGGCTCTTGCGGCGCGAAGCCAGGGGCACTGCGGTGATCGCTTTCGGTGCCTGCGCGGAGCTGTCCGAGTCTTTGGTCTTGCTAGGCTGGGTCATTTCGGCTGCTGCCATTTCGCTTGTACTCACAGGCTCACCGACTTCATGCCGCTGCGCATCATGATGATGAAGATCGGTCCGCCGAGCATGGCGCACATGACGCCGACTTGGATTTCACCAGGCGGGGCGATGATCCGTCCTACGGTATCAGCTACCAGCAGCAGAATCGGTCCGGCGATGACGCACGCGGGCATCAGCCAGCGGTAGTCCGAGCCGACAAGCAAGCGGACAGCGTGCGGGATCATCAAGCCCACAAAGGCGATGGGGCCGGCCACTGCGGTGGCCGTACCGGCAAGGATCACCACGCCGATGGAACCAATCAGCCGAGCCCGGCCAAGATTGAAGCCCAGGGCAACTGCCGTGTCATCCCCCATGGAGACGGCGTTGGAAACTTTGGCAGTGGAAAGCACGATTACCGTGCCGATGGCCACAACGGGGATGGCACCGAGGAAGGTGTCAATGCCGCTGCTGGAGATCGAGCCGATCTGCCACATGCGGAATCGATCCATGGTGGCATCGGAAATCATCAAGATCGCATTGGTAATCGCGCCCACGCCTACCGCCATGGCGGCACCGCCCAGGGCCAGCTTGATGGGAGTCGCACCGTCGCGGCCCACATTAGCCACCAGGTACACCAAGGTCATCACCACCGCGGCACCCAAGAAGGCGGCGATCATGATTCCGGTCAAGGAGCTCACGCCCAAAAAGGCGATCGCCAGCACCACTGTCATGGAAGAACCTGCGTTCAGCCCGAGGATGCCGGTATCGGCCAGCGGGTTGCGGGTCAGACCCTGCAATCCGGCGCCGGCCAGGCCCAGGGCAGCGCCCACCACCAGGGCGCCAACGGTGCGCGCAAAGCGCGAAGCCACCACGCCTTGGTCCGCGTTGTCCGGGTCAAAGGCCCAGATCGCATCAAAGACGGTACCCAGCGAAACGCTTCGCGCCCCGAGCAGCAACGATGCGAAGAGCGCGAGGGCCAGCAGCACGAAGAGCAGCGCAAAAGCACTGAGCTTCCGGCTGGTCTTTGGTGCTTTGACAGGCCGTGCTGGGCGCGTAACACTTTCAGTCGCGGTCATTGGTTCCTACACTCATTGCTATGGCTCTTCTTCCCTCGCCCACCATTATCGCCCCAGGCATCGGCTTGCTGCGTGCCCAGAACCCTTCTGAAATGACGTTGGACGGGACTAATTCTTATCTGCTGTTCGATCCTGCTTTGGATGAACTGGCGCCCGGAACACCTGCGGTGCTCATTGATCCGGGGCCGGATCTTGAAGACCATTTGCAGGCCTTGGCGGCCTTTGATATCCAATTGGTGCTCATTACCCACCGGCATTCGGACCACACGGGAGGAATTGATTCCTTCTACCGGATGACCGGGGCGCCGGTGCGCGCCGTGCTGCCTGAGTTCTGCCGGGATGCTGCGGTCTTCACCGATCAGGAAGTGGTCAACGCTGCCGGGGTGGATATCCAGGTGCTCTTCACACCGGGCCACACCTCGGACTCGGTGTGCTTCATCCGCCAGGGCCAAAGCGACCACCTGTTTACCGGAGATACGGTGCTGGGCCGGGGTACCACCATCTTGGAACATCCCGATGGCACCCTGGCCGATTATCTGGGTTCCTTGCAACGGCTGCTGGACTTGGAGGATATGGCTTTGCATCCGGCCCATGGCCAGCAGCACGATTCCTCGCATCCGCTGCTGCGGATGTATTTGGAGCATCGGCATGCGCGTTTGGATCAAGTTCGCGCCGCTTTGCAGAAACTCGGCAAGGCCGGGGCCGACGCGCGACCAGCTGAATTGCTGGAGCTTGTCTACCCCGACCTCGATGCGCGCCTGGCGGGCGCGGCTACCCATTCCCTGGAAGCGCAGTTGCACTATCTGTCAGTGAATCCTTAGCCGAATTTACTTTGCTGCGGCTGCGTTTTCGGCAGCCTTGACGATACCGGGAACGACGTTCTCCAGTGCCCATTCAATGGACAGTGGCGAAGCCGAGGAGATTGCCAAGGTTGCTTCATCGGTGCCCGGCAGTGCTACGGCATCGTTCTTCGCTGCTGGGATCTGGCCGTACAGCGGCTGTCCCTTGATGATGTCTTCCATCGTGTTGCCTGCAACGGCCGAGGAGAAGACGATATCCGAGTCCCACTCGTTGACCTTTTCAGGGGAAACGGTGAAGTAGAAGGTGTCCTTGGCCGCGTTCTTCTGCACGTAGTCGGCCTGGGTCATGCCCAGTGCGCTCAGGAAGCGTGGACGGGTGTCGCCTTCGGAGTAGACGTAGGCGGTCTCAGGGGCCGAGAGGTCAGCGGCGATGAAGGTGGTGTCCTTCAGGACTGGGTTCTCTTCGCCCACATTGGCCAGCTTGCCTTCGATATCTTCGATCAGGGCGTCAGCTTCTTCTTCCTTGCCCAGCATCTGGCCGGCAGCTTCGGTGACCTGTTCCCAGCTGGTCAGGTAGCTAGGCTCGATGGGGCCAACCACCGGAGCGATTTTCTGCAGCTTCTCGTATTGCTCTTTTGCCAAGCCCGAGTACGGGGCGAAGATGACATCTGGCTTCGAGGCGGCGATGCCGGTGTAGTCGATGTCGTCGCCGACCTTGTACTGCACTGGGGCATTCTCGGAACCGATGGAAGCGTCCAGCCCTTCAAGAGCCGCGTCCTTCCAGGTGGTGGAGTTGTTATCGTTCATGCCGTAGGTGTCGGCATCCATGCCCACAGGTACGGTGTCCAGCGACAGCAGGACATCAGCGTTGACCCACGAGATGGTCGCAACGCGCTCTGGGGCTTCTTCAATCTTGGTTTCACCGTAGATGTTCTTGATGGTGACCGGAGTGAAGTCTTCTGCACCCTGTGCCGAAGAATCAGTCGATGGCTCCGCGGTGGTGCTCGACGCCCCACAAGCGGACAGGCTCAGCGCGAAAATGGCAGTTGAAGCGGCGATGATTCCGGCGCGACGTGAATTTTTCATGGGTCGGTGATTCCAGACTATGCGAGGTTCTGTAAACGTATCGGTTGGCTAGGTTAGGCATGCCTATCCGAGCCGTATGCCACAATACGCGTTAAATTCACCATTACGCAACACGGAACGTCCCTAATCACCGACTCTGAAGTGACCCTAACCAAAGAGGTACGGATTTTGGGCTAGTTGACCAGAGATTTTATTCTCTAGTTGCTAGCAGCTTCTGCGGATCGGCTACCAAAATTGCGCCCCGGATCAACAACATGCCAAGTAATACACACGCAACTACCGTGATGACCGTCAACGGCTTGAAGATGATGGCGGCTCCGGCCAACGGCAATACGAGAACCGTGGAGGCAATGGCAAACCCGATCGAGGCAGTCAATGCCGGGATCATGATCGACTTGGTCCGTGCGGCGTTCATCGTTGCCCACGGCATCCCCAGCCGATGCAGCCCGCGATACAGCTCGGCACGGTCCAAGGTGCTGGCACTTTGGGAGATCGCCGCCGAGGCGGCCACGCAGAAGAAGCTGATTGCCAAGGTCACCAGCACGCCGGTGGTGACATCGGCTGGAACGTGTTCCAGCCAGGTGCCGCGGGAAAGGCCATCATCGGTCATTGACATCATGGCTGCGCCGCTGCCTCCCACCACGGCCACAAAGGACGCCATGGCTACCCCGGAAACCTGGCGCCAGGATTCGGCAGGGCTTTCCAGGATCATGCGGGCTGACAAGAGTTCTTGCGGAGTATTGGCCTTGCGCAGTTTGCGCTTGCCAACCTTGGAAACCAGAAACGGGCCAATCAGGTTCATGATCAGCAAACCAAATCCGA comes from Glutamicibacter arilaitensis Re117 and encodes:
- a CDS encoding MBL fold metallo-hydrolase; protein product: MALLPSPTIIAPGIGLLRAQNPSEMTLDGTNSYLLFDPALDELAPGTPAVLIDPGPDLEDHLQALAAFDIQLVLITHRHSDHTGGIDSFYRMTGAPVRAVLPEFCRDAAVFTDQEVVNAAGVDIQVLFTPGHTSDSVCFIRQGQSDHLFTGDTVLGRGTTILEHPDGTLADYLGSLQRLLDLEDMALHPAHGQQHDSSHPLLRMYLEHRHARLDQVRAALQKLGKAGADARPAELLELVYPDLDARLAGAATHSLEAQLHYLSVNP
- a CDS encoding SIP domain-containing protein, which gives rise to MATLQASDLTLAYDKVTIVDELSLDIPTGQVSIVVGANGCGKSTLLRALSRLLKPAGGQVLLDGADIHSRPAKEVAKTLGLLPQSPTAPDGITARELISRGRYPHQGLFKRFSAEDEAAVNRAMELTGTTELAERSVDELSGGQRQRVWIAMALAQETDLLLLDEPTTFLDVAHQLEVLDVVSELNRSRGITVVIVLHDLNLAARYADYLVALRHGKIYAAGHPNEVVTEKTVKDVFGMPSRVIPDPVGGTPLVLPIGRHRVLRTEQVLASKGIFRAEAARKNTESEQVVDVQQAIQAAAELDPNTMRPAYEHVPTLAFETTVVNSQQLAPSFRRVTVSGQDLEYFGTNSHPLDMRIKLLLPPAGGSALTEEIESMRPLAMTSPAEQQGWYKRWLSIDPDTRGYMRTYTVRAFREAGHRDNIGATSELDIDFVMHGHMVDGQLQGGPATEFGDRAKVGDPLLLLGPNKMLNDSSYGGIEFRRGDATRVLLAGDETAAPAICAILEALPSNVTGHALIEVPETTDILGASTRSGVSVQWLTRGSHEHGELLLSTLRQVVAIPAAGVVHTNAEPEDIDVDADILWETGQANTAPFYAWIAGEAGTVKEMRRYLVRDAGVDRKQVAFMGYWRRGKTEN
- a CDS encoding ABC transporter substrate-binding protein codes for the protein MKNSRRAGIIAASTAIFALSLSACGASSTTAEPSTDSSAQGAEDFTPVTIKNIYGETKIEEAPERVATISWVNADVLLSLDTVPVGMDADTYGMNDNNSTTWKDAALEGLDASIGSENAPVQYKVGDDIDYTGIAASKPDVIFAPYSGLAKEQYEKLQKIAPVVGPIEPSYLTSWEQVTEAAGQMLGKEEEADALIEDIEGKLANVGEENPVLKDTTFIAADLSAPETAYVYSEGDTRPRFLSALGMTQADYVQKNAAKDTFYFTVSPEKVNEWDSDIVFSSAVAGNTMEDIIKGQPLYGQIPAAKNDAVALPGTDEATLAISSASPLSIEWALENVVPGIVKAAENAAAAK
- a CDS encoding FecCD family ABC transporter permease encodes the protein MTQPSKTKDSDSSAQAPKAITAVPLASRRKSRTRRTALWMILALLLAIAAYLFWGRDRLPADEVLQVLTGQSVPGTSFIIIEDRLPRIAVGALAGAGLGISGSLFQRWLGNPLASPDVIGVGYGASAAAVLAVIILGYNDWKLNAFSLAGGLLIAALIYWLSASGKRTGSRLILAGLAIGAMLQALIQYLLTQAQVNTASDVMHWLTGSLSSSNWENALLLLVSLGVIGILLLPVVLRQLKMLELGEDTAAALGLHVGWARALLVFAAVAMGALPIAVTGPLAFVAFLAGPITAALTRGPINILLSGLTGATLVIVANFFAANLFAELSLPVGVITGAFGAPFLIWILVRANSTGSGA
- a CDS encoding FecCD family ABC transporter permease, with translation MTATESVTRPARPVKAPKTSRKLSAFALLFVLLALALFASLLLGARSVSLGTVFDAIWAFDPDNADQGVVASRFARTVGALVVGAALGLAGAGLQGLTRNPLADTGILGLNAGSSMTVVLAIAFLGVSSLTGIMIAAFLGAAVVMTLVYLVANVGRDGATPIKLALGGAAMAVGVGAITNAILMISDATMDRFRMWQIGSISSSGIDTFLGAIPVVAIGTVIVLSTAKVSNAVSMGDDTAVALGFNLGRARLIGSIGVVILAGTATAVAGPIAFVGLMIPHAVRLLVGSDYRWLMPACVIAGPILLLVADTVGRIIAPPGEIQVGVMCAMLGGPIFIIMMRSGMKSVSL